The window GATCCGCCCGCTCGCCGACGCGCAGGCCGCCCGGTGAGCGCGCCCTGGTTGGTCGGCCTCGACGTCGACGGCACGATCCTGCTCCAGGACGAGACCATGAGCCCCGGTGTGCCGGAGGCGATCGCCCGCGTGCGCGACGCCGGACACCTGGTCACGATCGCGACGGGGCGCAGTTGGATGGGGACGCAGCGCTACGTGGAGGAGCTGGGTCTCACGGCGGATCTCGTCGTCTGCTCGAACGGCGCAGTGACGATGCGGCGCGTGGGCGACCGGTGGGAGCGCTGGCACGTCGAGACCTTCGACCCGACTCCCGCGCTGGCTCTGCTCCGTGACCGCCTCCCGGACGCGCGATACATGGTCGAGCTCGGCTCCGGACAGCGGCTCTTCACCGAGCAGCTCGACGACTGGACGCTCGACGGCGGACGGCAGGTCGACTTCGACCGGCTCGGCGATCTCCCGGTGTCGCGCATCGTGGTCGTCTCGCCGGATCACGACGAGGACGACTTCCACCGGCTCGTGGCCGACGCGGGGCTCAACGAGGTGTCGTACGCGATCGGCTGGACCGCCTGGCTCGACATCGCTCCGCAGGGCGTCGACAAGGGAACGGCGCTGGAGCGGGTGCGTCACGAGCTCGGACTGCAGCGCGACCGCGTGCTGGTCGCGGGGGATGGTCGCAACGACATCGGGATGTTCGGCTGGGCCCTCGCGGGCGGGGGCCGTGCGGTGGCGATGGGGCAGGCGCCGGACGAGGTGAAGGACGCCGCGGGAGAGGTCACGACCGACGTCGAAACGGGGGGCCTCGCGACCGCGCTCGACACGCTTCCAGCGCCCGCCCAGGTCGACGCACGAGAATAGAGTTCGGCTAGACTCACGCCTGGTCGGCAGACGTATCTGTCGGGAGGGTTGTCCGAGCGGCCGATGGAGCTGGTCTTGAAAACCAGTGGGCAGAGATGTCTCGTGGGTTCGAATCCCACACCCTCCGCATACCGAGCACGGCGAACCCTCCACGCCGTGCCGAATCCGAAAGGGCCCGAGTGAGCGACAACCGACGCCGTCATACCCTCGCGCGACACGGTCAGCAGCACACCCCCGGCACCCTGGGTCAGCTGATGAAGTTCATCGCGATCGGCCTGGCCGTGGTGCTGGTCAGCGGCATCGGTGTCGGCACCTACATCTTCTACGACTTCTCCAGCACGGTCTCCGCCAACGCGGTCGATCTCGACGGTCAGGAAGACGTTCCGCCGGACATCGGCGAGTACAAGGGTGGTTTCAACCTCGTTCTCACGGGCGTCGACACGTGCGAGGAGAAGTACAAGGATCTCTTCGGCGATCGCTGCACCGGTCGCGACGCGGGGGGCACGCTCAACGATGTGAACCTGCTGGTCCACGTCTCGCAGGAACCCCGGCGGATCACGGTGGTCAGCTTCCCGCGTGACCTCATGGTGCCGATCCCCGAGTGCGAGGACGAGGACGGCAACGTCCACTCCGCCATGAGCAAGCAGCCGCTCAACACCGCCTACACCGACGGCGGCCTCAACTGCGTCGTCCAGACGATCTCGCAGCTGACCGACCAGGAGGTGCAGTTCGCGGCATCCGTCACGTTCGGCGGCGTGATCGAGATCACCAACGCGATCGGTGGTGTGGAGGTCTGCCTGGCCAACCCGATCAAGGACCGCTACACGGGCCTCGACATGGAGGCGGGCACGCACTGGCTCCAGGGCCTCGAGGCGCTGCAGTTCCTGCGCACCCGGCACGGCGTCGGCGACGGCAGCGACCTGGGACGCATCGGCAACCAGCAGCAGTACATGTCGAGCCTCGCGCGCGCGCTGATCAGCAGCGACACCCTC of the Microbacterium sufflavum genome contains:
- a CDS encoding HAD family hydrolase, with translation MSAPWLVGLDVDGTILLQDETMSPGVPEAIARVRDAGHLVTIATGRSWMGTQRYVEELGLTADLVVCSNGAVTMRRVGDRWERWHVETFDPTPALALLRDRLPDARYMVELGSGQRLFTEQLDDWTLDGGRQVDFDRLGDLPVSRIVVVSPDHDEDDFHRLVADAGLNEVSYAIGWTAWLDIAPQGVDKGTALERVRHELGLQRDRVLVAGDGRNDIGMFGWALAGGGRAVAMGQAPDEVKDAAGEVTTDVETGGLATALDTLPAPAQVDARE
- a CDS encoding LCP family protein; the protein is MSDNRRRHTLARHGQQHTPGTLGQLMKFIAIGLAVVLVSGIGVGTYIFYDFSSTVSANAVDLDGQEDVPPDIGEYKGGFNLVLTGVDTCEEKYKDLFGDRCTGRDAGGTLNDVNLLVHVSQEPRRITVVSFPRDLMVPIPECEDEDGNVHSAMSKQPLNTAYTDGGLNCVVQTISQLTDQEVQFAASVTFGGVIEITNAIGGVEVCLANPIKDRYTGLDMEAGTHWLQGLEALQFLRTRHGVGDGSDLGRIGNQQQYMSSLARALISSDTLGNVPVMLKLANIGLQNLETSTSLADPMKIAQIALAVKSVPFEDIVFLQYPTNQDSADPNKVVPNTQAADVMWDAIEKNAQLQVTHQNTSNDGVIVAEPTTPVEATPDPNATPSDVVALPDSIKGNSAAQQTCSNGNVR